Proteins from a single region of Esox lucius isolate fEsoLuc1 chromosome 13, fEsoLuc1.pri, whole genome shotgun sequence:
- the LOC105014515 gene encoding C2 calcium-dependent domain-containing protein 4C, translating to MWFLGKIRESMDSIPLEIGHYAEKRKAEDLSAKASLSNKLHGNILTPDKIPEFCLPPRLYRRTVAPERAAAKPGALSQRFTSRDCGASALSSALHEQVDQMKLTKVSVLAQRAQKPLPFSAEGYGLAGMYESPNTRRKESLFHCRSVVYTLDRSFLKHSTTMALEENQWKTTQTGVGPRLTSKGPSEAGSAESDTPSSNDSSPLGSPLFSRCRPGFSLSIITALEAGSPGLRSASASRCPLGAEGACPCCVVDPRRRRGALSPVSSSCIEPCSSNPTEVSSLSPPVLFPLDVLHCQKRLQREHVLPLPGGSGRVRFSAEYTSSAPLLSTVRVRVVSVEGLMDRGDPGALHCSLSLSLSPGKLQKQNSATIKNCRNPMFNEDFFFTELSRDSLDVLRLRLKVSDKPSALRRGLVLGVVLTEPLAHLLHL from the coding sequence ATGTGGTTCCTGGGTAAGATCCGAGAGAGCATGGATAGCATTCCCCTGGAGATTGGACACTATGCAGAAAAGAGAAAGGCGGAGGATCTTTCAGCCAAGGCAAGTCTCTCAAACAAGTTGCATGGTAACATTCTGACTCCGGACAAAATCCCTGAGTTTTGCCTGCCCCCTCGGCTGTACAGGAGAACAGTGGCCCCAGAGAGAGCTGCAGCAAAACCAGGTGCTTTGAGTCAGAGGTTCACCAGTCGAGACTGTGGTGCTAGTGCTCTCTCAAGTGCTCTACATGAACAGGTTGATCAAATGAAGTTGACCAAAGTCAGTGTGTTGGCCCAGAGGGCTCAGAAGCCACTGCCATTCTCTGCAGAAGGCTACGGTTTGGCTGGGATGTATGAGAGTCCCAACACACGGAGGAAAGAGTCGTTGTTTCACTGCAGGAGCGTTGTTTACACACTGGACAGGAGCTTCCTCAAGCACTCAACAACCATGGCCCTGGAGGAAAACCAGTGGAAAACCACCCAGACAGGTGTTGGACCCAGGCTCACTTCCAAGGGCCCGTCAGAGGCAGGCAGCGCCGaaagcgacaccccctcctcaAATGACTCCTCCCCACTGGGCTCTCCCCTATTCAGCCGCTGTCGCCCTGGCTTCTCGCTTTCTATCATCACCGCTTTGGAGGCTGGTTCTCCCGGTCTGCGGTCTGCTTCCGCCTCTAGGTGCCCTCTGGGAGCGGAAGGAGCCTGCCCCTGCTGTGTGGTTGACCCCAGGAGAAGAAGGGGAGCACTCTCACCCGTTTCCTCCTCCTGCATCGAGCCCTGCTCCAGTAACCCTACGGAGGTCAGCTCACTGTCGCCCCCTGTCCTGTTCCCGCTGGATGTGCTCCACTGCCAGAAGCGTCTGCAGAGAGAGCATGTCCTTCCATTGCCGGGGGGCAGCGGGAGGGTCCGCTTCTCGGCTGAGTACACCTCGTCGGCCCCTCTTCTCTCCACAGTGCGAGTGCGGGTGGTGTCCGTAGAGGGTCTAATGGACAGAGGGGACCCAGGGGCCCTTCACTGCAGCCTTAGCTTGAGCCTGAGTCCGGGAAAGCTCCAGAAACAAAACAGCGCCACCATCAAGAACTGCAGGAACCCCATGTTTAATGAGGACTTCTTTTTCACTGAACTGAGTCGGGACAGCCTTGATGTCCTGCGGCTCCGGCTGAAAGTGTCGGACAAGCCCTCCGCTCTCAGACGCGGCTTGGTGCTCGGGGTCGTCCTAACTGAACCCCTGGCCCACCTACTGCAcctgtaa